From Erigeron canadensis isolate Cc75 chromosome 5, C_canadensis_v1, whole genome shotgun sequence:
taaaaatgtatgttgtagaagaaacttttttaagaaaccttcaaagtagcaTTTTataaacttgtgaatgaatttcatgtgacaaacgactatacataaggttttgaaaaaaaatttcttctgcaacatatatttttataacgtttcacatatgaatgaaaaaaaaaacatgtgatccaatataaaatttaggagttGTCACtattcttacaaaaaaaaatgggttttcaaaataaaggtcatatatatatatatatactagcacgaTAACCGCATAATGTGGCAGTAGAGGTTGCGACGACTGCTCGAGGTGTCGGCGACGGGTGTGATGGTGACGActcggtggcggtggcggtgtttattggtggtggtggtggcagtggcGGTCTGTAAATGTAATTCATGTAAATGTGCGggtggaaatattttaaaatatataagaatACTCATACAATGTGACGATGatgtggtggtggcggcaacCCATGGTTATGGCGGCAAGTGGTGATGGTTGTGGCGGCGAGTGGTGATGGTActtgatgtaaaggtaattgtaTTATAGGGTTAGTTGAGATATTTTAGGAGATAAATGACCCATTGCatatattaattcattaaatgtaGTATGatcatttcttattttttttccctaataTTTCAACAAAAATGTATAATCATTATATTAAGGCTAAGCAATAGAAGGAAAGAGGTTTCACACATGGCTACGTGTATATTTGATATGTTTGACAAAAATTTCTATTCTTTTGTGAATGGAACGAGAATTTCTAACTAAAGTGCTAGTGCACTAAAATGTAAGAAATCATTGTGTGtaaaaagggtaattggatggGAACCTCTTGATGTCATGTACCATTTGATACCCACTAATCTCTCAGTTACACTACTGTCCAGGTGAATCTCAATCACTTAACAATCCTCTGATTATCTTAAGTTTGTCTTTGGTACCTATGTATCCTTGATTCCTATCAAGACAGAAATCATTTTGTGCACAAGTGAAGCCGGAGCATCAAAAGCCTTATGGTATGATGCAACCATTGGAAATTCCcaaatggaagtgggaagatattaccatggattttgtcACCAAGTTACCCAAAACGCCTAGAAATCAATTTGATATGATTTGGGTAATAGTGGATAGATTGACTAAGGGTGTCTTATTTCTTCCTATTCGTGAGGCATCATCATCCGAAGTATTGGCGAAGATCTATGTAAAAGAAGTAGTGGCAAGACATGGAGTTCCCATCTCCATTGTTTCGGATAGAGAcactcgtttcacttctcacttttggcaaaaatttaatgatgatatgGGTACCAAGCTTAAGTTTAGCACCACTTATCACCCTCAAACGGATGGTCAAAGTGAGAGAACCATTCAGATGCGTGAAGACATGCTACGGGCATGTATTATCGATTTTGGAGGTACTTGGGATCTTTACTTGCCTTTGGTAGAATTCTCAtacaacaatagctaccatTCTAGCATTCAAATGCCACCATATGAAATGTTGTATGGGAGGAAGTGTCGATCTCccatttgttggggagaagtagGCCAAAGAGAAATAGGCGGCACGGAAATGGTGTTAAAAACCATTGAGAAGATAGATGTGATCAAGGAAAGGCTTAAAGCGGCTCAAGATCGACAAAAGTCTTATGCGGATAAACGAAGAAGGCCAATTGAATTCAATGTTGGAGATCGTGTTTTGTTGAAAATCTCACCATGGAAAGGTGTTTTACGATTTCGAAAGCGTGGGAAGCTAAGTCCTCGTTTTATTGAACCTTTTAAAATCTTGGCTAAGGTTGGCAAGGTTGCTTACCGTTTGGAGTTACCGGATGAACTTTCGGGAATTCACCCAACTTTCCATGTATCTCATCTTAGAAAATTCCTTGCCGATGAATCTACTTATGTGTCTTTGAATGAAATTGAGGTTGATAATAACTTGAACTATATTGAAGAGCCCATTGCAATAGTAGAAGAAGAGCTTAGAAGAGTGCAAAATAAGATGGTGAGGACTTATAAGATCTTATGGAAGATTATCCGAATGCACATGGGAGTCCGAGCATAACGTTCTAGTTTACTATCCGTCTttgcatatggcttggatcacgaggccgtgatccgttctaagtgggggagagttgtaacaccccaaagattttaaggtaaaagaaattaacccctttctatagttttgacattaaattaatttcgtagtattttatttttggaaatcgggttaatttagttggaactttagcggatagcgggtaaaaatacccacaaaaatgGTATGAGACGTGACATCTCCAAAGAGTGCCAGCCACTTCTTTCTTTTGAGTCATTTTCCCACTCACTCTTATTTTCTCCTCCTTCACCATTTCCATGCATTCCATCTTAATCCGttcaaaatcaaagatcaattctttcaaataaaggatagaaattataataataatcctCACCAATAATCTTCTTTAAGAgattaaaagttagggtttgtgtaGAAGTGGTGGTAGTGGCCAAAAATTGTAAggaaaaagggggaaaaaaaaagtgtaaccTAAAGTCTTGAATTAGCTCTTTGAATCTTGAGGTAATGATTCCCTAACCTAGTTCTTATCTTTTATCttcaaaattagggttcatggagtaacccaaattgggggttttgatAGAAATTGATTTATGAATGATTTTTCCCCAAATTTCTTAGATAATCTAGTTTGTCATGGATTTAAATGTTGAGTTTGGCTAAGAAAGTGGTATGTTCATGTGATAATTTTGGTTTATgagaaaatatgagtttttactagttattgaaatgttgatgaaaatggtaggttgaactacctagtgttattgttgaaaatgaaagtaactcaatgacaaatgggttgggtttgggtttagaaaggctagtgattgagtatgactaggttgagctagtcaagttgtgaatgtaagcttatgcactttTATGTTATGATCATGGGTTGAAGCTTGTTTGTGCATTATCGTTTTAGCGTTATTGTTcaagttgcggaggaggtgagtatatttgcataccttcatgtatacgttgggtcaattgacCACATTATGTTGAAGCttgtttatccatgtgtggtaattgatttggcgcaGGCCCATTTTggggcatagtgtttatgaggcctaagaacctccagggcctaagaatcccgatagttgatttGTTATGaagcctaagaacctccggggcctaagaatcccgatagtagTTATTgctatgattgtttagcttatatggatccatgtatagcgTTTAGTGTGtaaggtgagcatgtaaatgtggcatgacggtgtcataggttacatgtaatagtccttgcagtttgccctccttcgtgttaataaatgtatgcaagtatattcactaagcctttgcttatattttagttgtttaccattttataggtagttccggaaaaAGGAACTAGGTTCAATTCATTTGAAGCGTTGGTTTGGAAGTTGCTAGTTGAATTTTGAAGGTAATTGGCCATTCACGGAAGAGTGGTATACTTTTGGTTAGAGACTTAGATGTCCCTCTTCATCTTGGCTCCTTGATACATTTGTATATTTGGTTCACGTCAGCAAAGTTTTGATCAAGTGTGGTTCCATGATTttgaaaaacttgtattttgacttaaaaagcGTCAATTtcggtaaatgacccatttgatggTGTATATGAATGATGAATCAAATGATTGTTATAACTATGTTTAAAAATGTGTCCATTACTTTTTTGAATCTCAGGAAGATTGAGTATGAAGttcgttttgaaatttgaaggttgtAAGTTTGATCAAGTGCTAAATGAAATTGTGGTTTGCTGAACTGgtgtccactgcggcgcagtgggggtgattttgcccactgcggcgcagtggaaaccCGCGGATCCGAAATGATTTTctcccactgtggcgcagtgggagtgtgtccaacccactgcagcgcagtggggtTTTTCTCGCGCAGGTCTGAgactttccactgcggcgcagtggggtatataaaaaaaaaatttcctcgtGTTTTCAGTTATCGAGTCTAGTCCTTTCAATTACCTGTTGATTTTTATCACATTAAACCTTTGGGATTAGTGTCTGTGTCTGGTCATTATGTAATAAACACGAGAAAGAAGAAAGTGGAAAATGAGACATTCAATCATGATTTAGCGGTGATGGTTTTTAGATTCGACAAACATGAGCAACCCCGCTTAGGTCAAAAGCTATCCCAGCCTGGGCGAATTGGACCTTCGACCAGGCATTCTAACTTTGTCGAAACGGAACCAATACTACTCTCCACAAATATACATTGTGTGTAACAAATGATGCACAGATGTTCATTGTATATGATAGCAACCGAATTCAGCCGATTTATTACACGAGCAACCGTAAATATTGAACATTTAATCTACACTCAATGATTTCCATGGCAAACAAGCTTTGACTGAGTTTATAACAACCAAGgtttaaatgaaaaattgcAGCTTCGACTGTAATTTTTTTCACTTAATTTAagtaacaaagaaaaaaaaactaaaaatgacaaTGAATCAGTTATAAACTAAAGACACGAGTCAATGATCACCGAAAACGAAAGATATAACCAAAACACGCTAAAACGTTTATCGAAGAAAACTAACTCAAAACTCGAATATCCGGTGTACATAATCCCTACCCATCTAAACACGGTATATATAGACTAACCAAAACATGTTAAACTATAAATAAGATTCCACAACTATCTAAACACATAATTAGATAAACAAAACTAAGGAAACTGTCAACTAATCatatttgagttaaacttgGACTACACTCCAATACTTATTGTTTTAGAACTCGATCCACGCTTCAAACTATAACCGAGCTCAGTAAATTTGCCAACATAAACATGACTGTCTTAAATTAAGATCCAACAGCTCCTCGTTTACTTATAACTGTCGAGTACCAGGTTTCCTATGGATAACTAAGATATGTAacaattttattatcaaaatccATTTACCGACTATATTTAATTATGTTATTTCTCTTAAACTAGCACGTTGAACCCAATTAGCTTTCCAAATTTTTAAATGCAATAATCATATAAGACTTTTAAAAACCAGTTGGAAATAtacctattattattatgtaatgtgaTATATACACATCGGGTATATAGAATTTAAGATGCGTGGATTTAATCTAAAACTATCTTCGGATCCGAACTTGCAAAATAGATGAAACCATCCCGAACTGGGTCTTAAATGCGCATACCCGGACCCATTCGAGGAATATTAGGTTGTGGATTTTCATACCAAATACGAGTTCATATGTCATCTATATATGAAAGTTGTCTCTTGACGTGGTAAGACTCTAAATCTTAACTTCCCTTATACACCTACACCTATAGACAATATTGAGATCTATAACTCGTGGAAAAATGTATTGggtattaattaaaaatatgattaatTTAGAGACTATAAATATAAGGGAAAAATGAATATGGTGCTATCACATACTTAAGTTGGATGAAAGATCTCTcacattataatttatgaaagaTCTCTCGCATTGtaatttattaatgttaatgtATAGTGAATACATAATTGACTCCATGTTTTTTATGGGTTTAAAATATAGCATGTGACAAAAATTTTACTCAAGCTTAATGTATAAAAAGACTATTTTCACTTCTCCAGAATGTAATATAAGCTTATAATCTTTTGGCTAATTCTATATACCGATCCGAATCACATGGattcataatttagaaaaaagggaaaaaaaaaaaaaaaacttgatatgTTAAATATAAGGACAAAAATGATTAGTTTGATAATAAGTTTGTTGATGTATAGTAAACAATTAATCTAAGAAGTAGCCACCCAACAACATGGCTCCCATCTAGAACACAATCCTTTATCCCCATGCTCATCTTCATTGCACCTTCGTACCCTTTGAATGTTCTCAATCAACACATTTCGTTCCATTTCCTCCTCATTATTCTCTAATTCCTTCTTGTCATTTTCATTGTTTTCGGTATCAACTTCGCCTTCTTCTTCGGTCTTCCAACACGTCAACCTAAGTCGACCATGACTCCTTTCGGCTATTAAAGAATTAGTCCCTAAGTTTGTCTCCATAGCTTCAATAATCAATCTCCCTCCTTCACGATGTGGCCTAACTTGAAATGGTTTAGACCCACTTATAGTAGTCAATGGAGGTGGAAAGCTACGTGATGACATTTTTTTTGACGACACATGTTCTTTTCTAGTCCTTTTAGTTAAACTTGATGCTTTGCACGCGAAAAAGGTGTCGTCCTCACTCGTGTCACTTCCCGTTTCGCTACCTAAGCTTTCCGTGCATATTTCAAGGCTCTTTTGGCTTAGTATGAAAGATTTATGGTTATGAACATAAGAGTTTGTTTCTTGGTTATTAAAACAATCATCAATGGGTTTGTGGGATGATGGAGATTGGACCAAATTCCAACttgaaaaaagtgttttttGATTGTAAGGTTTTGGTGAAACTAGTTTGAGTATCATGGTTGTTGCTTCTACAACATGAGGAGAATCCATGGAAGGTTGTGAAGATTGTTGAAAGAGAATTGTAGACATGTTTATGAGTGTGAGGGATAAGAGAAATAATGAGAGTAGGGTTGAATATATAGGGAGGAAAAGTGATGACAAAAGATGATGTTAGTGAGACTGGTTGGCAATGGGAAACCTTTTTATACCACTTGATactattcaatatatatagtcAATAATTCTATGATGATTAGAATATATATTACCAAATTCCAATGGATCATAATTCGATATTTCAATACTTATATCCACAAGATACAAGAGTCTTGAGGGTGTGACTTTGTTAATAATACAAGTGTCAGGTTCGAAACTAGCCTCTTATGATATTTTGCTCTACTAGGAAAATTGAACATTGATTAGCGACAAAATGCATTCGAGGTCATGGATCTCTTCGCTATACATCTTTTTCTTTCCAAGAGTtataaaaaatactattttgtaACAATTGTAACCATAATCATGTGTATAGATGATCACCAAACACATATTTTTGAGTTACTATTTACTATTATTAAAGACGATTACATAAGATCAAGTTGGATTGATTCTTTAACTTAAtttgtatatctatatttctatagtAATTAAATACTCCCATACTGAAAGTTACATAAAAGGAAATGTTTAAAATGTTCTTCCACGTAATATTTTTCTGACTTACcattctttaaaatatttttatatacactAATCCTTTAActttaatacgagtaattaaattacaccattaattctttattttttaaaatatctccattaactctttaaatcaattatttttatatgaattatttatACTACTCGATGTCACCTCCAACACCAACActcgcccccaccaccacagCGTCGACGCCACGACCACCGCCACATTGTGCGTGTACAATGCTAGTATTCAGTCTATGAATTTTAATtattgaaaacataaaaattaaatcaattaaattcaaaataaagtACTAAGTGATAACAGTTActtaactttaattttattaataagtaAACAAACATAATCAAACTTTGAAAGACTATGTTATAAAGCCAGGGGGCGGATATCATGTAAAAGCATCAGCGGCAACAGTTGTCAAATTTGGAAGACTGTTCTAAAAAAACTAGATAGGGTTATTAATGTACTTCCCATCATTAAGTGATTGAACACTAGCTTTATATGTTCGAGGTTTCAAGTTCGAGACATGAgacaaaaaatataaagatattaatttcacaaataaaaatCCTGCAGTGAaacaggtttgagtcctgcagagggggCAGAGTTTTacccaaattaaaaaaaagaaaagataaaagataaagttattaatgtaaagtaaTAGATGTTATATgagatagtgtagttatttttttaGGGTTGAGTCATGTTGTACATGATTACATTAAAGATAATAAAGTAATATAAGTATACTAAttaagttaatatatttaaattagtatataaaaaagatgGTAATTTGGGTAGATAGcggttgaaaaatattttgaggtTTTTGTGGGAAAATATAGTATGGTTGAAAACGTGTTAAAAGTTAAGGatattttgggtttttaaaagatagaaactttAAAAGGGGGAaatgtagtttattttattaagaagTAAAAAAGCATAAATCAAACTTGGAAGCATAGTTGTTagactcgtgactcgtacgagtcgagtcatAATGGAGAGAAAAAGAGACGACTCGGACATAGACTCGCACAGGCTTTTGACTTGTGATGTCTCGTACGATTCATCATCTGACTCGGACCGAATCGACCCGTATCGTGAATCGGCCGAGTCACAAATAACCCTTTTTTTGTTTAGATTCAGGTGTGGATCGAATGTTATCAGCGGCGTTTCTTTAATCTTTGATGGGAATTATTTTCTTTGATGGGATCTGTTTGTGATTATTACACAAATACTTCAATAAGTTGTATGATAAACAGGATCTGGGATTTGGTATAATAATACATGCTTCTAAGGATAAAGAAAAGAAGGAGTGGATCAAAACAAGATAGGTAGTGATTGATGAGAGAGATGAAGAGAGTATTCTTTTTGGAAAGAGGAGTCGGCTTGAGAAAATGGTGCATtattttctcaatttttcaaatgataatattaataggataatttatttatataattttgttgtatattttttttttacttttatgacTCTTACGATACGAGTCACGACTCAAAAATCGGGAAAACGAGTCGTATCATGAGTCACGAGTTGACAACTATGCTTGGAACACTTCTCTAGAAAACTAGAGGGATTCCCGTGCAATGCGATGACAGTGACGTGCGGCAGCGGTGGCGTCATGACGGGTGGCGTTGGTGGCGCTAGCGGTGTAGTtatctatctaccaatatatatatataacaaggtgctaaattcattcataaacaaacaagaacccttggatggattccatctttgatttagaaccattagatcaaatttaattatttcatctttattaaataacaacattaataattatactttttataactatacaaaaaaatccctctttatatttaatttacactttttgattttccatcacaaatttacacattttacccaataattttaaaataaaatattcaatagattaatacctaatatatatcctaataatagaataatactatctatcttagatcttatccaatagaataatagttaatatcatatgaaaaaaataaaacatattttaatttgaaatatttaatatatgtttcatataaaatttatagatcaaactttattaataaaaataataagctatattttaaacaataataaaataaaactgaaTACTAATAATGTCATAACAATCtatatctacaatatatatatatatataatgtcgggtttataaattatcaacgacagtgttgagaaggccgagtttagcttaggtgagtgacaactttgggaacgtcaacctttaacattgatctgcaatttttggagcatgtggtgacgGAAAAGTTGCGCtctattaaaaaacataaaataaattatcgaaattaatgttatataatttagcttctaaatatgcatgactattgtgattactattataaaagaatttgaaaaaaatataacgtttttacatacaattatattatcaatgtagtgtacatttacccaaaaaaaaaaaaccctttttccatccttttttttttctattctattaaaaataaaaacaacttaaaatttttactctaccaatataggggtttatctcaaaaataatgtttccaaccaagtgatgtacttTCAAATAAGAGGCCtatgacaacaaagtcaatgattgtatgtattctttatttattaatactttgtaggaacaaattacaaaaatacccataaaaaagtttacattgtaccaaaattggagtggggactccatccatggttatacttcataaattttgcaaagttattatagaataaaatctaaactcaatattAATGCGTTGTTTATGATGAATTCTAACTCgacaattcaaagtatttaggatatactatttttctctatttcgattgataaagatcacaacttcaatttttttttttgtagaaggggtaagggaggagggcggtcgaactcggaaaatgaaatgtaatagaTCTATTGGAAGGCGATTGccaggtaaaaaagtgggtggtttaggttttggtggtttagatactcttaatttagcattaatatgtacaaatggatatgacatgtggttcaaaatttgAATTACGTTAAGtttaaaatcatccatgtgattcatggttctgagtttGCGTTCTCGTGTAAaacaaatagtaataatatgttGGCAGATATATGTTTCTCATTCTCGGAGGCACACTCGATTGCAAGCCCCCTTAAGATATTATTAAAGAACaattgggagtgaaaataagacaatattcaccaaattggagtggggactccatccatggttatatttcataaattttgtaaagttattacagaataaaatctaaactcaatactaatgcgttgtttATGATAGATTCTAACTTggtaattcaaagtatttaggatatattactTTTCCTCTATTTCGAATGATAAAGATCACGACTTCatttttttggtggaaggggtaagggaggaggaGGGGGGTtgaactcggaaaatgaaatgtaatggatctactagAAGGCAATTGTCAAGTAAAAAAGTGGGTGATTTAGGTTTTCGTGGTCTGGAttctcttaatttagcattgatattgtacaaatggatatgacatgtggttcaaaatctgaattatgttaggtttaaaatcatcgatgtgattcatggttctgagtctGTGTTCCTGTgtaaacaaatgttaataatatatggaacctcattctctgaggcacattcgattgctagcccccttaagatattattaaagaacagttgggagtgaaaataagacaagattcaccaaattggagtggggacttcatccatggttatatttcataaattttgtaaagttattgtagaataaaatctaatctcaatactaatgcgttgtttATGATGGTAACTAACTCgacaattcaaagtatttaggatatattatttttctctatttcgatcaattaataaagatcacaacttcattttttggtggaaggggtaaggggGGGGGGTCAAagtcggaaaatgaaatgtaatggatctactagaagacaattgtcaagtaaaaaagtgggtggtttaggttttggtggtttggatactcttaatttagcattgatatgtcaaatgaatatgacatgtggttcaaaatctgaattacattaggtttaaaatcatcaatgtgattcgtGGTTCTGAATCTGTGTTcctgtgtaaaacaaatggtaataatatataggCAAATATATGTTTCTCATTCTTTGAGACACACTCAATTGCTAGCCTCCTTAAGATattattaaagaacagttgggagtgaaaataagacaagattttggaatAATCATTGGCTTGATGGTGGTAAGCTcgcaactcggtttagaaggttgtatgcctaggcaccatctaaagaatgtgtcatgattgatatttttttatgatatgacatgaaaatctgaatgacatcgagatatttgtgatgagatggataaataataacttttagcattgaaaaatttatttaatcagtaagacttaatgaacAACACAACAAGTGTTGTAAAATTATCAAggtcaaaaaaataaatgttaataaagtgaaattgaatattttaatttcttaactattaattaagaaaatagtattttagatatatataagtataaaaatatatttacccgcATATTACGcaggacaataatctagttaatataaaagtaatagaTGTAAAATGGGTGTAGTTATTTTTTAAGGGTTAGAGACATTTATATTGTACTCAGAGCGCATACCAGCATAAAACTCATGCCCAGTAAGTCACTATCCTCACACATTGGATCACAAGATAGTTTTTCCACGtttttttgacaagttttgaacTCGTAACCTCTAGACTTTATCAATGGACCCATGTGGTCACAAAATGGCGATACATAacttaattaaagttttttcaTGACTATTTTTCTaactctttttctttgtatttttaaaagaattgcaTTAAGAAATTAAAGCTTAGATTTCATGTACAGGAATCATAAAcactttaaaaatttatagaATAAACTAACATCAAAATCATATGTTGTGCACATAATGTTCAAATtaaggattaaaaaaaatagataaaaagggATTTTGTTAtggattttaattaatatatagtaACACATATAAGCAAAATTTCTTAGGTCACTCCTTATAGGAGTCACTTTTTTCCTACTTTTACTCATTTCTTCCACTATTTATCAGTTTTTTCTCTCCAAAAACACCCCCTCCTTATAATACCCACTTCTTCCAAACTTTTTCACTATTCattcactattttattatttcattttctttacacaaaattaaaaaaaaacacattttgttaTAATTAAACACACactacattattaaaaaaaaacacaaaacaataaATGGAAATTAAACATTACATCCTAAAAACACATATTAAACCCAATAACTAAAACACATTTAATCGGAAAACACAAACTACATTTACATATCCTTAAAATATGGTCCGTACTTATCCATGAGGTTTTTGCGCGTACTCCTGATCTGCTCCAACTCATCTCCGTCTATGCCGGTCGGAATTGGTTATTGCAGAAGCTTAAACACCGCCCTGACCTGCTTTCGGAAGCGATCATCCTGTCTCATTTTACGCTCCTCCTCTATTCTCCTCCTATCCTCCTCAATTTTTAACATCTGCTCTTGTTGCATCAAGAGCATTTGATCAAGCTTGCCCAACACCTGTTTTGACCCACTCGAACCACCACGACTAGAAGTCGCATCTGAGCCACTAAACATTTTCCAGCTAACATTACGACCCGGTGGTTTCCTAATTGGGTCGTCTCCAAACAACTGGTTCAAAGCCACATCTGGTTCCATACTCGGACCAGCCCGAATGTGTCCCTCATCCTCACCCAAATCAACAAATTCAGCTGCATTTCTTTTGGCAATACTATGGTCTTGCCAAAATGTGGGACAATCTTTCAGCACATCGTAACACTCCTCATATGGAAATCGGGCTAGTCCATGATTCTCTACATAGATTTCATGAGCAGTCTTATAAACTTTTCTGTCATCTGTACCGCTCTAGCGGCCTTGATCTTGCAATCTCTTCAAGATTGCTCCAAACAGCTTGGTGGTTCTCTTGATCTTGTTCCATTTGCCTTGTAGTTAGCTTTTGTTGCGCTCCCCCGCTGGCCGGTTATTGTTGAACCCCTCTATCACTTTGGCCCAAAACATAGTCTCGTCTTGGCTTATCCCCACAACCGAGTCTTGTGAAGCATTTGTCTACGCCTGAGCCAACAAAACCGCCCCCTAAGTTAACCACTTCGCCTTTTCCGCTACAGCAACCCCTTTTTTCATCAACCGTTTGGGCGGGGC
This genomic window contains:
- the LOC122602062 gene encoding protein FANTASTIC FOUR 3-like; the protein is MSTILFQQSSQPSMDSPHVVEATTMILKLVSPKPYNQKTLFSSWNLVQSPSSHKPIDDCFNNQETNSYVHNHKSFILSQKSLEICTESLGSETGSDTSEDDTFFACKASSLTKRTRKEHVSSKKMSSRSFPPPLTTISGSKPFQVRPHREGGRLIIEAMETNLGTNSLIAERSHGRLRLTCWKTEEEGEVDTENNENDKKELENNEEEMERNVLIENIQRVRRCNEDEHGDKGLCSRWEPCCWVATS